The Flexivirga oryzae genome has a segment encoding these proteins:
- the orn gene encoding oligoribonuclease, translated as MSEDKARTDRIVWIDCEMTGLSLTDDALIEVAVLVTDFELNQLGDGVDVLIKPPQAALDQMNDFVRDMHTSSGLLVELADGVTMEEAQRQVMDYVREYAPGEGKWPLGGNTVSTDRGFLARDMPELETYLHYRIIDVSSVKELSQRWYPRAYFNAPAKNGGHRALADIRESIAELRYYREAVFVPQPGPDSNTAKAIAARFALQD; from the coding sequence GTGAGCGAAGACAAGGCACGCACCGACCGCATCGTCTGGATCGACTGCGAAATGACCGGCCTGAGCCTGACCGACGACGCCCTGATCGAGGTGGCCGTGCTGGTCACCGACTTCGAGCTGAACCAGCTCGGCGACGGCGTCGACGTCCTGATCAAGCCGCCGCAGGCCGCCCTCGACCAGATGAACGACTTCGTCCGGGACATGCACACCAGCAGCGGGCTGCTGGTGGAGCTCGCCGACGGCGTCACCATGGAGGAGGCGCAGCGGCAGGTGATGGACTACGTCCGCGAGTACGCGCCCGGCGAGGGCAAATGGCCGCTCGGCGGCAACACGGTGAGCACCGACCGCGGCTTCCTCGCGCGCGACATGCCCGAGCTCGAGACGTACCTGCACTACCGGATCATCGACGTGTCATCGGTCAAGGAGCTGTCGCAACGCTGGTACCCGCGGGCCTATTTCAACGCGCCGGCCAAGAACGGCGGACACCGCGCACTCGCCGACATCCGCGAGTCGATCGCCGAGCTGCGCTACTACCGGGAGGCGGTTTTCGTGCCGCAACCCGGCCCCGACAGCAACACCGCCAAGGCGATCGCGGCGCGGTTCGCCCTGCAGGACTGA